GTTTGATGTCACTGCTCGCCTGACATACAAAAATGTCCCAACATGGCACCGCGATCTTTGCAGGTGAGTTGGTGatgccttttcttttcattgttttgattTTCTGTTTCCCCTTATTTCCTATATTGTACTACTGTCTAACTCTCCGTGTTTCTCTTTTACTAAGCAAAAACGCCCTTCTAAGTGGGTTCTTTGTTGCTATTTTATCAGGGTCTGTGACAACATTCCCATAGTTTTGTGTGGTAACAAGGTCGATGTCAAAAACAGGCAGGTCAAAGCAAAGCAGGTTACCTTTCACAGAAAGAAAAACCTGCAGTATTATGAAATTTCTGCAAAGAGCAATTACAACTTTGAGAAACCTTTCTTGTATCTTGCCCGAAAGCTAGCAGGGTAATGTTCTCGTGAATTCATTTCATTGTTATTTTTGCATTTCGGTTTTGGTTCTTTACTGCCTCTTGCAGGCAGATATATGGGAAGATAGTTTAACTAAGCAACTGGTAACTGCAGAAATCTTGATCTACACTTTGTTGAATCGCCTGCTCTTGCTCCTCCTGAAGTTCAAATTGACATGGCTGCACAAGCACAGTAAGTGATTATGCCTTTTTCCCTGATTCATGTTAGCTTTTCCTTTCTCATCTCTTCGAACTTTGGCCACCGAAGctttattttttgagacaattaaATTCTTCCAATCATATTATAGTATCTATACACTGAGGCAGCTTTGTTCCCTCATCAATGAATAGATTGTATTCTGCTGCCACTTTTATGAATCCTCAGTGAACTCGTGCTGATACAAATTATTGTGGAATTATTGTTCAGACATGAAGCCGAGCTAAATTATGCAGTTGCACAGCCTCTTCCGGATGAAGACGATGATTTTATTGAGCCGGTCTATTTTGTTTAGACCGATAGTCTTGCTGGATTTAGGTTGTTTGGACAGGTTACTTTGCAATATTGCTTGGGTATCCTCTGTAGATTAAGGTTGGttattgtagttttttttttttttttttgggttcaaaGCTCAGATGCCTTTTTCTCAGGTCATATAGGGTTTACTTTTCTAGTACTCTCCGTTGATGCGTTGGTGGGTCATGGGTGGGTGTTTGATGTGCACAGATGTTCGGAACCACGATTCTTGTGTTGTCAAGTTATTACCTTGTAGCTAGAGAACCGAGGTCATATTGAGGAAGGTGATATCAATTGAATTGCTCCATTTTAGAAATTCTTCCTTGTGAAAGGATTCGATTCCCCTGAACAGCATGCTAGGTTTGAAAAACCATGAGACCTCCTTTTTGGACAGAGCACGGGCAATGTAACAATATATGTTACAAGACATGAAAACACGAGAAAGTTTACAGACCATTAGCTCACCATACAGGATAATAGTCTAAGATACACTTTCCCTTTCAAATTCCCAAGTTAGAATCATCCAAACACCCACTCTTACTAATAATGGAAAGAGGTTCGACGCAGATCATTTGTCATTAAAAAGACCGTAATAATCCCAACTAATGCGACCGGAACTATCCATTCCAAATCATCTTTGCAAGACAATGCTGTTGATCAGTCCATCGATCTCTAGAACAATTATCAATTATAGCATGTGTTTGCTCTTCAGTATCAGTCAGATTGTCACCCGTCTATGCAGTCCTCTTCAGCTTACCTTTTCCAATGTTGAGGTGCTTCAATGTCCATATATTCCCTATGAATATCGTCCAAATCTTCGCACTGCGTCCTTCTACAAGTTGGGAAAACTACTTGGTTTTAAGAAACAGAGATGCCTTTAGTTACTTTGTCAATTTGACCGAACAGTAAGAATTCCAAGACCTAAAATTCACTGAATAATTGGATTTCATGAAATTCGCCCTCCATTGGATCAGCTATCGTACTCATCATCAGCAAACCCCGAGGAACTCCATGGTTGGACTTGATAATCAAGTGACCTGCAAACATCCATATTCAGGATAAGTTTGAACTCGATAATCAAGTCTTAAGCCTGAAATAATGGGATCAACCGACCACTCAGTTTTCAAAGTTCAAGACAGTATATCTACAGCTCATTAAGTGGTTTGTACAATGATAATGATACAAGAAGAGTAGCATTATGTAGTGCGTTGTgagattataaataaataacagagaaaaataataataacacccCCTCAAGCAAAATTTGAGTCCTCTAAAGCAAAATTAAACGGACAGTGAAGAGTAAATACAGAAACCAAAAATTGTCTGCGTCCAATATCAATCTCATTTGGCAAAAATGCATACTACCACCAAAAAGCTCCCCAAGTCCTCTAGAATGGATTCTAAGAAGGTAACTGAGGCAAGAAAAGACATGCCCATGTCTTCCTTCACTAATAAAGAAAACTTATGTTCACAGAAATGAAATAAGTGACATTTGTAGGCAGGAAAAAAGTGTAATCGAGTTCGCTATCACTTCTtaaagttaattaaaaaaaaaaaacaaccgaAGTACCCATTGCACCTTGATCAGCAAATATTTCAAGTCAATGTTTGGCACACTTTTCTCCAAGCACACAACATTTCCTTTCTCCGTTTGCTTCTTTTAACCAGGCTGTTGATGGtcactaattttttaataaatgtcaACTCCCTCCAGTGTCATAATCATATGAGGGCATGCAACAAATCTTTAATCATATAGTGATCAACCCAGAGTACATCACTATGCATCCATAGTTCATTATAATGATAGCTTCTTATCATTCAATTTTATAATTGAACGATCAGGTTTGTTGCTTTTTGAGTATAACTATGAACAATAATTAAGGTCTCTATTCTCCCTCCAAATAAGAATTCCATGGTATGGCTGGGGTTTTATGAAAAACCCAAGTCATCATGCCCCAAGTAACAGAGTGAAAGAAACCACTTCCTATTACTGATTAGCAGATATCCACCATGAAAAGTATAAAGAGGGAAGTTCCTAAAAGGGAAGCAAGGAAGTAGGGTATTCGAAGGGAGCTTTGAAATATTGTCCCAGGTCTTTAACAAAAGTGCAAGGATTGTGGGTTGACTTCAGTAACACAATAGGACTTCCAGAAACATTAATAAAGTTTCTTAAAGCagtgtattcacatgtatactccCAGTGTACCTGGCTTACACCTTCTTTACATTAATAAAGTTTAATAttccttataaaaaataaaataaaaataaataaaaaaaggactTCCAGAAACATAGATTATCATCCAAGTCGATCATATGGATTATAACAGTCACTGAAGGTAGCATCAAATCTAtcaaatattaaatgcaatagaaaACTAGAAAAATTCATACCTGTCAATTTGGAGAAATGATTggaaattaaactaaattaacaGAAACGTATCCATAAGAGAAAACTTTATATACTAAATAAAGATTTTATATGTAAGAAAACATGGTGATGtgaattatttgaaaaagaagttTAATAAGAAGACCTTCATATCAAGATTGATCTCCCAGCTGTTTCAAAAACTGATTTCACATTGGCACCACGTGTGTCCATGGTTCCAAGCAGACCTGAAATCAACTATATCATTGAACCAGATTAAATAATGATACCACACGGTGGAAATCTATCATCTTGTGTAAAATTGGATGCAGTTCTTGCCCAAATTGTATAATCCCAGAGAAAGGCAGCAAAACCCAGCATCATCTTCAGACCTTTGGAAGCAAGGCATGCAAGCCTCCAACTTTGGCCCTGGAAAAAGTAGGGGTTTCATCAATAACACTCCTGAAACAGAATACCCAGTGCTATATGGTGAGGCCATCAAGCAAGACCATGTTAAAATCAAAATGTTTATACAAAGGAGCACAAAATAGCTTTCTTTTTACTCCCTTGTTTGTACGACAAGTCAATTGATGTTATGACTACTactgcatgaaatgaaatggaatACTGATATATTGAGGGAAAGGGATAACAATAATATCCATGGGCTAgaagatttaaga
This genomic window from Carya illinoinensis cultivar Pawnee chromosome 7, C.illinoinensisPawnee_v1, whole genome shotgun sequence contains:
- the LOC122315637 gene encoding GTP-binding nuclear protein Ran1A-like; translation: MQPVAHPSFKLVIVGDGGTGKTTFVKRHLTGEFEKRYEPTIGVEVHPLDFFTNFGKIRFDCWDTAGQEKFGGLRDGYYIHGQCAIIMFDVTARLTYKNVPTWHRDLCRVCDNIPIVLCGNKVDVKNRQVKAKQVTFHRKKNLQYYEISAKSNYNFEKPFLYLARKLAGNLDLHFVESPALAPPEVQIDMAAQAQHEAELNYAVAQPLPDEDDDFIEPVYFV